Part of the Chitinophagaceae bacterium genome, ACGGTTGCATCTTTATTTCCGCAGTCCATCCATTCCGTAACTTCTCCGGGAATTAACTTAATGCCTTTGTTTTTCATATTCTCCAGGGCATTGGTGATTTGATATTCTCCTTTATCTTTAATATCATTATCTATCAAAAAGTTTAACTCATTTTTAAGATTTTCACCGTCTTTGAAAAAATAAATTCCGATGATAGCCAGGTCAGAAACAAAAGTTTCCGGTTTTTCAATAAAATCAGTAATCATGCCGCTTTTATCTAATTTCACAACTCCAAAGCTGGAAGGATTTTCAACCTTGTGTACCCAAATGATACCATCCTGAGAAGTGTCCATTTTAAAATCAGTACGAAAGAGCGTATCTGCAAAAGCAACCACAACCGGTCCGCTTAATATTTTTTTAGCGCAAAGTATAGCATGTGCTGTTCCTAAAGGCTCATCCTGATAAAAAATATGTCCTTTTGCACCCATTTTTTCAGCAATAGCCAGTAATTTGTTTTCTGTTTCAGTTCCAAAATCTCCAATGATGAAACCGATATTTTCTATTTTTTGATCGACTACATCTGTAATGTCTTCCACTAACCTCTGTACAATAGGCTTACCTCCAACCGGGATAAGGGGTTTCGGAATAGTAAGTGTATGAGGTCTCATTCTTTTTCCCATACCTGCCATTGGAATAACTATATTCATAACTACGTATTTTATATACCGGTATGACCAAAGCCTCCGGCATTTCTATTTGTTAAATTTAATTGTTTGCTGAGTTTCCAGCTAATTTTTGTGTAAGCTGCTATTACCATTTGCGCAAT contains:
- a CDS encoding nucleotidyltransferase, giving the protein MNIVIPMAGMGKRMRPHTLTIPKPLIPVGGKPIVQRLVEDITDVVDQKIENIGFIIGDFGTETENKLLAIAEKMGAKGHIFYQDEPLGTAHAILCAKKILSGPVVVAFADTLFRTDFKMDTSQDGIIWVHKVENPSSFGVVKLDKSGMITDFIEKPETFVSDLAIIGIYFFKDGENLKNELNFLIDNDIKDKGEYQITNALENMKNKGIKLIPGEVTEWMDCGNKDATVQTNGRVLHHDMKKGKSMIDAGAIIKNSTIIEPCYLAKGVKIENSVIGPGVSIGENTVIRKSVISNSIIQTESEIEGNVIDNSMIGNNTSIISAAKDLSIGDYNHKKD